The Dioscorea cayenensis subsp. rotundata cultivar TDr96_F1 chromosome 25, TDr96_F1_v2_PseudoChromosome.rev07_lg8_w22 25.fasta, whole genome shotgun sequence DNA segment TTCACCAACAGTTCTTCAAAATTAATACAAGGATTATCCAAAGGAGAAAACTTGAGGTACCTGAAAAAGACTCATCAGTAACCATATCAAATATCGCTTTCTTCAGGTTCCATTAACTGCAGTCCAAGCAGTGCAATGGACGAAAAAATTGGCTCAGGGAGAAAAATCATCTAAGCAATGCTCCAAATCATTAAGGATTTGATCCAAATACATCAAAGTTTCGATCTCTAAGTGAAATGTATGggataaaaaaggaaaaaaaataataagaacaagacACCAATTTGAACGCCTCATATAAACAAGACAAGAATTTGGACAGCCAAAGACCCACAATAGACACCATGTTAATTCCTAGTAGACTTATATTTAAAAGAGATAAGACATTTGCAAGCATGCTGTGCAGTCACCCACCGCCTCCATTTAGCACGGTTAACTTGGGTTTTAAAGGTAAACATGCAAGATCATATTGCCTTCTCTCATTTTCCAAACTGTTTCCAACTGACTAAGAAGAATATAATTTTCAGGCCATTCACACAAAAATATGAACCTGTCACATAAACAAGAGACATCTTCTATCACCCATCATATCTATTTCACATGTGCATTAGAGTTGTACTAGCATTTTAAAACAGGGCACTGCATCAAAATGTTAGAACAATTAGGGATAGAGACGTAGCTAAACAGGTTATAAAACAACTAAAGTGTGTGCAAACATGACTTATGTGGCTGCAAAGCTAAGAAGGAAAGGGACATAGATGCTAGCTATAGTCAACTTCATCGACATTATTTCTAAGAATGAATTCCAACCCTAAATTGGCATGAGGTCAGCATTTGTATAATTGATCCAACCTACTCGAAAAAGCGTATAGGGGCATATAACAGTATTTTACAAATATCAGATCCATTTTCATCAATTGCacataaattcaaattaataaatgatgCGGACAAACAATGTGACACATGAGGATCGAGGCATGACGTAagcattaaattaaatttgaaaattttaaatgattataGGAAACCAACCAATGAATGCTCCTTTCCGGAAAAGCAATGAAGCGCATTCTTCCCTAAAAGTTATTTAAGTCATAAACAATTCACTATATACTGAAACGAAAGGTTCCTGGATTGTCTTTTACGAGCTGGTCATAACGATTGCGTTACAAGGATAGTGATAGGATGCcacatcaacaaaatcaaaacatttttgGTGCTTGACAAAAAGAACTTACAGATGCCAGATTGTCTTTTACGAGCTGGTCATAACGATCGCATTACAAGGATAGTGATAGGATGCcacatcaacaaaatcaaaacatttttgGTGCTTGACAAAAAGAACTTAAAGGATGCcacatcaacaaaatcaaaacaattttgGTGCTTGACAAAAATCATAGCAGTAGGAACTTCCAGTAACCAGTTCGCTAGCTGGACAAATGAACATGAAGAAAGACTCTTGATAACATATAAAGGATAgatcaaacataaaaatttgaatcaatCCCAAAATTCACTGAAAGTAATCTATAAAATCTGATACATTAGTAAAGCAATATTCTATAGATATTATATcaaaacaatatcaaatattaagaaCCTGTTTACTAGGGAAAATATGTACTAATTTATTGAATTTGGCAATGCTTGGAGGAGAAACAGTTCTGGTGAATGTCTCTATCTGTGATGCCTTAAATCCATGTCTCACCAATAAAACAAAGAGACTAATTTCAAGAAAAAGGAAGCGACTTTGCCCCGGAGGACATCAGTCAAGAAAACCTGTCTTGCGGAAGACAGCATTCCTCACTTGGCGCAGGTCCCTCCCTTTGAGCGTCCGCCCAACGCCCTCCAGCACCGAGAACGACGTCATTGGAGTCCCCAGTCCAGACCTCCTCGCGATGATCTCGTGCGGCGGCAGCATTTCGTCATCATCACCATCCGCCTCATCAACCTCCCCCGCTCCACCACTGGCCTCGTACCTATGCCTAGCAAACCTCGGTGGAATCGGGATGTTGACTGGGGCCGACTGATGGAAAGGCTTCCCGCCACCGTAATCCGTCTTGGGCTTGGGGATCGCCGGGATCATTCGAGCCGAAGACGGCGAAGTGGAAGCTGATGAAGCAGCGGTCGATGGCTTGCGCTGGAGAAGCTGCGCGGCAGCAACATCGGCACCCTTTTTGTCGTCCTCCACGAGGGCAGCAAGAATGCCGGAGCTCTTCTCTGGGATTCGGCGGAAAGGGGAGGATCTCCGGTTAGGGTTTTCGGTGGCGAGCGTGGCAGCAGATGAAGGTTTCTGTGAGATTATCGGCTCGGGAGAGTCAGAGCCAGACCAGAATAACTCATCCTCATGCAACTCGACGCCGACGCCGGAGTTCCCGGCGATCGAGTCACCACCGGGGCGGGAGAGGAGTCCAATGAGGCGAGACTGGGCGGAGGTTCCCGATCGATGGTTGCGATAGAAATCCATTCAGCACGTATGGTTCCGGAAAGGTTAGCGGCGAGCCAAGGATCTCGATGGCGGCGGCGGCAGCTCCGGCGATCTCCGCCGTCAAAGAGAAGAGGGGGAGAGAGATTGGATGAGAGTGCGAAGGGGCAAGGGTTTTATAAGTAGGAGGTGGTGATGACGTGGCACTGGATTAAGGTCAAATGACATATGGGGGCCCCACCCGTCGATAGAAAAAGACTTCGAAAAGGCCCACGTTACACGTGGCACGAACTACGCTGTCTTGGGATCTGGTTTCAAGTTCAATCACGAGGCTTTTGTGCGCTTCAGATTGATGCTAGATTATCACTATTAACTTTCGGTTCTGATTGTGCTCACTTTGGTGAGATTAAGTGAGGTCTGACCGGGTATTTTAGTTTGTCAAGTTAAAGCGAGATTAAAGTAATAAAGCATCTGATGGCACTGATTAACTTTGTGTTatcaatctttttcttttttctatagCATCgaacaatgataaaataaagaaatttttttaaattaaaagtaaaataataataataataaaaaaaagaaaactcaaaATAGGACATTGTGAGGTGGGTGGGATCGACAGGAGATACGAAGAACAATTTATTTGGTAGAACATGGTTTGCAGGTAGAGTTGTTGGTGATAGCGGAGCTTaaccaatttatttatttatttatttaaatagtttttatggCGTTACTTGATAAGATTGGGACATGTCATGGTTCGGTAGTCAAATGGATAAGCACTCTGGTTCCCTATNNNNNNNNNNNNNNNNNNNNNNNNNNNNNNNNNNNNNNNNNNNNNNNNNNNNNNNNNNNNNNNNNNNNNNNNNNNNNNNNNNNNNNNNNNNNNNNNNNNNNNNNNNNNNNNNNNNNNNNNNNNNNNNNNNNNNNNNNNNNNNNNNNNNNNNNNN contains these protein-coding regions:
- the LOC120252979 gene encoding uncharacterized protein LOC120252979, which produces MDFYRNHRSGTSAQSRLIGLLSRPGGDSIAGNSGVGVELHEDELFWSGSDSPEPIISQKPSSAATLATENPNRRSSPFRRIPEKSSGILAALVEDDKKGADVAAAQLLQRKPSTAASSASTSPSSARMIPAIPKPKTDYGGGKPFHQSAPVNIPIPPRFARHRYEASGGAGEVDEADGDDDEMLPPHEIIARRSGLGTPMTSFSVLEGVGRTLKGRDLRQVRNAVFRKTGAHHFIFGDFWLR